One window of the Archangium primigenium genome contains the following:
- a CDS encoding endo alpha-1,4 polygalactosaminidase → MTTRLRWLTPWMSLLLSGCLAAEEEAPPPEPATEAPAAEVPAVPDAEPALACTQVSFPKTSTWIWDLENSALPTTLSAQVYVVDLFGTTSTKIQEYKNAGKKVVCYFSAGTYENWRGDANQFPQDTWCTPGENCAKSVHILGDWCQSGGSCEWWLDHRKSAVRTVMAARLQLARDKGCDAVEPDNVDAYSHDSEINCTDQACWGITANDQLAYNRWLADTAHAKCLGIALKNDIDQVAQLASSFDFAINEECQRYKECGVYKTSFLAQNKAVFNAEYRVDAGGDAINWTSCTGTQATCACGESGFSAGELRTLVYKTSAVRHDNVAFSCN, encoded by the coding sequence ATGACGACACGGTTGCGGTGGCTTACCCCCTGGATGTCCCTGCTGCTCTCCGGCTGTCTGGCCGCGGAAGAGGAGGCCCCGCCCCCCGAGCCCGCTACCGAGGCGCCCGCGGCGGAGGTGCCCGCCGTCCCGGACGCGGAGCCGGCCCTGGCGTGCACGCAGGTGAGCTTCCCCAAGACGAGCACGTGGATCTGGGATCTGGAGAACAGCGCGCTGCCCACGACCTTGTCCGCCCAGGTCTACGTCGTGGACCTGTTCGGCACGACGAGCACGAAGATCCAGGAGTACAAGAACGCGGGCAAGAAGGTCGTCTGCTACTTCAGCGCGGGCACCTACGAGAACTGGCGCGGCGATGCCAACCAGTTCCCCCAGGACACCTGGTGCACCCCGGGCGAGAACTGCGCGAAGTCCGTCCACATCCTGGGCGACTGGTGCCAGAGCGGCGGGAGCTGTGAGTGGTGGTTGGATCACCGCAAGAGCGCGGTGCGCACGGTGATGGCGGCGCGCCTGCAACTCGCGCGGGACAAGGGCTGTGACGCCGTGGAGCCGGACAACGTCGACGCCTACTCGCACGACTCGGAGATCAACTGCACCGACCAGGCCTGCTGGGGCATCACGGCGAACGATCAGCTCGCCTACAACCGCTGGCTGGCGGACACCGCGCACGCCAAGTGCCTGGGCATCGCGCTCAAGAACGACATCGACCAGGTGGCGCAGCTCGCCTCGTCCTTCGACTTCGCCATCAACGAGGAGTGCCAGCGCTACAAGGAGTGCGGCGTCTACAAGACGAGCTTCCTCGCCCAGAACAAGGCCGTCTTCAACGCCGAGTACCGCGTGGACGCCGGAGGCGACGCCATCAACTGGACCAGTTGCACCGGCACCCAGGCCACGTGCGCCTGCGGAGAGAGTGGCTTCTCCGCGGGCGAGCTGCGCACGCTCGTCTACAAGACGTCCGCCGTGCGCCACGACAACGTGGCCTTCTCCTGCAACTAG
- a CDS encoding TetR/AcrR family transcriptional regulator has translation MGSTERRERQRAEVRAAILRMARDMVVREGFEALTMRKLAEAIEYSPAAIYLHFENRDAIARALCLQGFEELLARLEPATREPVASRRLRALADAYVGFGLEQPETYRLLFMTDPKYTTEIFRSDADAGGQSFQVVVRLAEDLQAQGAVSTALAPTALAEVLWAGLHGVVSLKLTCPIFPASSTDTLVETFTALCARTPATP, from the coding sequence ATGGGAAGCACGGAGCGTCGGGAGCGGCAGCGGGCGGAGGTGCGCGCCGCCATCCTCCGCATGGCGCGGGACATGGTGGTGCGCGAGGGCTTCGAGGCGCTGACGATGCGCAAGCTCGCCGAGGCCATCGAGTACTCGCCCGCGGCCATCTACCTGCACTTCGAGAACCGGGACGCCATCGCCCGCGCGCTGTGCCTCCAGGGCTTCGAGGAGCTGCTGGCGCGGCTGGAGCCCGCCACCCGGGAGCCCGTGGCCTCCCGGCGGCTGCGGGCCCTGGCGGACGCGTACGTGGGCTTTGGCCTGGAGCAGCCGGAGACCTACCGGCTGCTGTTCATGACCGACCCGAAGTACACCACCGAGATCTTCCGCAGCGACGCCGACGCCGGAGGCCAGTCTTTCCAGGTGGTCGTGCGGCTCGCCGAGGACCTCCAGGCCCAGGGCGCCGTGTCCACCGCCCTGGCTCCCACCGCCCTGGCGGAGGTGCTGTGGGCCGGCCTGCATGGCGTGGTCAGCCTCAAGCTCACCTGCCCCATCTTCCCCGCCTCCTCCACCGACACCCTGGTGGAGACCTTCACCGCCCTCTGCGCCCGGACACCCGCAACCCCGTAA
- a CDS encoding NAD-dependent epimerase/dehydratase family protein, with protein sequence MGKLALWGAAGAVGRSIAEALRARGQPYRVVGRSLGGLKATFGGDPLAEAVTWNPEDAASVRAAARGVDTLVYLVGVPYPEFHLHPVLMRRTLDAAIAEGVERLVLIGTVYPYGRPRTATVDETHPREPHTFKGRMRKEQEDLVLAEHAAGRIQGTILRLPDFYGPGVDKSFLHAAFQAAVSGGTANLVGPLDTPHEFVFIPDVGPVVLSLAEAPGAYGRFWNLAGAGAITQRALVERIFAEGGRPPRFRVASKLMLRLLGLRDPFLRELVEMHYLLTQPVLLDDSALRGLLGPLPKTSYEEGVRRTLEAMRAEARVPGAA encoded by the coding sequence ATGGGCAAGCTGGCGCTGTGGGGAGCGGCGGGAGCCGTGGGTCGGAGCATCGCGGAGGCCCTCCGGGCCCGGGGGCAGCCCTACCGGGTGGTGGGCCGCTCGCTCGGCGGGTTGAAGGCGACGTTCGGGGGAGATCCGCTGGCGGAGGCGGTGACGTGGAACCCGGAGGACGCGGCGTCGGTGCGCGCGGCGGCCCGGGGGGTGGACACGCTCGTCTACCTCGTGGGGGTGCCGTACCCCGAGTTCCACCTGCACCCGGTGCTGATGCGGCGCACGCTGGACGCGGCCATCGCCGAGGGCGTCGAGCGCCTCGTGCTCATCGGCACGGTGTACCCGTATGGCCGGCCCCGGACGGCGACGGTGGACGAGACGCACCCGCGCGAGCCGCACACCTTCAAGGGGCGGATGCGCAAGGAGCAGGAGGACCTGGTGCTCGCCGAGCACGCCGCCGGGCGCATCCAGGGCACCATCCTGCGCCTGCCGGACTTCTACGGGCCGGGAGTGGACAAGAGCTTCCTGCACGCGGCCTTCCAGGCGGCGGTGTCGGGCGGCACGGCGAACCTGGTGGGGCCCCTGGACACGCCGCACGAGTTCGTCTTCATCCCGGACGTGGGGCCGGTGGTGCTCTCCCTGGCGGAAGCGCCGGGCGCCTATGGCCGCTTCTGGAACCTGGCGGGGGCGGGCGCCATCACCCAGCGGGCCCTGGTGGAGCGCATCTTCGCCGAGGGGGGCCGGCCGCCGCGCTTCCGGGTGGCCTCGAAGCTGATGCTGCGGCTGCTCGGGCTGCGCGACCCGTTCCTGCGCGAGCTCGTGGAGATGCACTACCTGCTCACCCAGCCCGTGCTCCTGGACGACTCGGCGCTGCGCGGGCTGCTGGGCCCGTTGCCCAAGACGTCCTACGAGGAGGGCGTCCGGCGGACCCTGGAGGCCATGCGCGCGGAGGCGCGGGTGCCGGGCGCGGCGTGA
- a CDS encoding serine/threonine-protein kinase, translated as MASVLAPASHSNRLLKEFLDQDVVPREMSIARFMCGLASLGCVAALALAGVIGWGLSLTLGGLTFVLALYYGLSLWALGRGSFHPALQWVDSAITVSIPALVFVVDGVFHGPEYALTTPPLVIWGALIVVCALRAGPGLAYFAAGLAAVEYLAVYLVLVHPRLPPEALNTLSPPMVALRCVFLFAYGPLTAMLARLIVSKAEAALSAIREKDVMGKYFLHERLGAGGMAEVFRATYSPEGGFEKQVAIKRVLPAYMDNEEFLALFRREAELGSLLIHPNIVQVLDLGRHQGTLFLTMEYVQGLTLSALLRRVPGRRLPPAVVAYLGVEIAGALGYMHARADTTGEPLGLVHRDLNPPNILLSRVGEVKLSDFGIARAASRASLTQAQAVRGKAGYMAPEQIRGEPLDGRADLFALGLTLHEALTGARTIPGDSEAEMMMATVHQTPKAPSELVPGLSPALDAIVMDLLHQDRARRTPSGEVLQQRLLALTGVEAPLPEGRRQLIELLRQASDQPASTPSSRPMAPGGLAAG; from the coding sequence ATGGCTTCCGTGCTCGCCCCCGCGTCGCACTCCAATCGGTTGTTGAAGGAGTTCCTGGATCAGGACGTCGTCCCGCGCGAGATGTCCATCGCCCGGTTCATGTGCGGCCTCGCCTCGCTCGGGTGTGTGGCCGCGCTGGCGCTCGCCGGGGTGATTGGCTGGGGGCTGTCCCTGACGCTCGGGGGGCTGACCTTCGTGCTGGCCCTCTACTACGGGCTGTCGTTGTGGGCGCTCGGCCGGGGCAGCTTCCATCCGGCGCTCCAGTGGGTGGACAGCGCCATCACCGTGTCCATCCCGGCGCTCGTGTTCGTCGTGGACGGCGTCTTCCACGGCCCCGAGTACGCGCTCACCACGCCGCCCTTGGTCATCTGGGGCGCGCTCATCGTCGTGTGCGCGCTCCGGGCGGGCCCGGGCCTGGCCTACTTCGCCGCGGGGCTCGCCGCGGTGGAGTACCTGGCCGTCTACCTGGTGCTCGTCCACCCGAGGCTTCCGCCCGAGGCCCTCAACACCCTGTCACCGCCCATGGTGGCGCTGCGCTGTGTGTTCCTCTTCGCCTACGGGCCGCTGACGGCCATGCTCGCCCGGCTCATCGTGAGCAAGGCCGAGGCGGCGCTGAGCGCCATTCGCGAGAAGGACGTGATGGGCAAGTACTTCCTGCACGAGCGGCTGGGCGCGGGCGGCATGGCCGAGGTGTTCCGCGCCACGTACAGCCCCGAGGGCGGCTTCGAGAAGCAGGTGGCCATCAAGCGCGTGCTGCCGGCCTACATGGACAACGAGGAGTTCCTCGCCCTGTTCCGGCGCGAGGCGGAGTTGGGCTCGCTCCTCATCCATCCCAACATCGTCCAGGTGCTCGACCTGGGGCGGCACCAGGGCACGCTCTTCCTCACCATGGAGTACGTGCAGGGGCTCACGTTGAGCGCGCTGCTGCGGCGGGTGCCGGGCCGGCGGCTGCCCCCCGCGGTGGTGGCGTACCTCGGCGTGGAGATCGCCGGGGCGCTCGGGTACATGCACGCCCGCGCGGACACGACCGGCGAGCCCCTGGGCCTGGTGCACCGCGACCTGAACCCGCCCAACATCCTCCTGTCGCGCGTGGGGGAGGTGAAGCTGTCGGACTTCGGCATCGCGCGCGCCGCGAGCCGGGCCTCGCTCACCCAGGCGCAGGCGGTGCGGGGCAAGGCGGGCTACATGGCGCCGGAGCAGATCCGCGGCGAGCCCCTGGACGGGCGGGCGGACCTCTTCGCGCTGGGCCTCACCCTGCACGAGGCCCTCACGGGCGCGCGCACCATCCCCGGCGACAGCGAGGCCGAGATGATGATGGCCACCGTCCACCAGACGCCCAAGGCGCCCTCGGAGCTCGTGCCGGGCCTCTCCCCCGCGCTCGACGCCATCGTCATGGACCTGCTGCACCAGGACCGCGCGCGGCGCACGCCCTCGGGCGAGGTGCTCCAGCAGCGGCTCCTGGCGCTCACCGGGGTGGAAGCGCCCCTGCCCGAGGGCCGACGCCAGCTGATCGAACTGCTCCGGCAAGCGTCCGACCAGCCCGCGAGCACCCCGTCCTCGCGGCCCATGGCCCCGGGAGGCCTCGCCGCGGGCTGA
- a CDS encoding SDR family NAD(P)-dependent oxidoreductase, with translation MARVEKTKARRLAVVTGASSGIGYELARQFAQHGFDLLVVAEDAGIVQAAERLEALGVRVESMQVDLAEFEGVEKLYERIQYAGRPVDAIAINAGVGVGGDFARETDLKAELNLISLNITSSVHLAKRVIKDMVARGEGRVLFTSSIAAAMPGPFEAVYSASKAFLLSFSESIRNELKDTGVTVTALMPGPTETNFFHRAGMDDTRVGQQEKDSPELVAKQGFEALMAGADKVVAGSLKNKAFVAAASVLPLTTTAELHRALSEPGSGRH, from the coding sequence ATGGCACGGGTGGAGAAGACGAAGGCACGCCGCTTGGCGGTCGTCACGGGCGCCTCGAGCGGCATCGGCTACGAATTGGCGAGGCAGTTCGCCCAGCATGGCTTCGACCTGCTCGTGGTCGCGGAGGACGCGGGCATCGTCCAGGCGGCGGAGCGGCTCGAGGCGCTGGGCGTCCGGGTGGAGAGCATGCAGGTGGACCTCGCGGAGTTCGAGGGCGTGGAGAAGCTCTACGAGCGCATCCAGTACGCGGGCCGTCCAGTAGACGCGATCGCCATCAACGCCGGCGTGGGCGTGGGCGGGGACTTCGCTCGGGAGACGGACCTGAAGGCGGAGCTCAACCTCATCAGCCTGAACATCACCTCGTCGGTGCACCTGGCCAAGCGGGTGATCAAGGACATGGTGGCCCGGGGCGAGGGCCGCGTCCTGTTCACCTCGTCCATCGCCGCGGCGATGCCCGGTCCGTTCGAGGCCGTGTACTCGGCCTCCAAGGCCTTCCTGCTGTCCTTCTCCGAGTCCATCCGCAACGAGCTCAAGGACACGGGCGTGACGGTCACGGCGCTCATGCCGGGCCCCACGGAGACCAACTTCTTCCACCGCGCGGGCATGGACGACACCCGGGTGGGCCAGCAGGAGAAGGACAGCCCGGAGCTCGTCGCGAAGCAGGGCTTCGAGGCGCTGATGGCGGGCGCGGACAAGGTCGTCGCCGGCTCGCTCAAGAACAAGGCCTTCGTCGCCGCGGCGTCGGTGCTGCCGCTCACCACCACGGCGGAGCTCCACCGCGCGTTGTCGGAGCCAGGCTCGGGCCGCCACTGA
- a CDS encoding S28 family serine protease: protein MKRRVVVSSGLCLWLALTACGGEAPNPRPEPGVESPDSGMKDPPVEVPDAGGPAPEVDAGVDAGEPEPEVDAGVDAGEPPPEADAGVDAGEPEPDGGVDGGWDGGSEPGDAGTDGGTGSPDGGGGVCGPSLYESLASTGDARVVANAAEDILVRLRAIPGMTVTEGSSGVSGYRYFSMTYVQPADHTRPDCQSFTQRLALWHTSDTAPMVLSTSGYYLSTGRSEPTRLLGSNQISIEHRFFPPSIPSPEDWSQLTIKQSADDFHRVVQALKPIYGGKWLSTGGSKGGETVVFFRRFYPQDIDGTVAYVAPIAWEDDERFPAFQDAVGGEPQRACRERIHTFQRTVLERRMEMLDLLAAYGARTGRTFNQLGLERALEHAVIETYFAFWQYNYPSSCSSFPGPEATSQQLLNKMDAEVGLSTFADTGSGSIGQYAAYYYQAAVELGWPQPYEAFLGGLIQYPNTDTAPVYSPPGLPLVFKPNAMADVQDWVSTRGERLLFIYGTLDPWSAAAYSLGNAQDSYLFEVPGGNHGASIAQLPEPQRTMARDAVRRWAGVSSLRRLSPAESGPQYPEFAPHLPPWLQGPRAP from the coding sequence ATGAAACGTCGCGTCGTCGTATCCAGTGGTTTGTGTCTGTGGCTCGCGCTCACCGCGTGCGGTGGAGAGGCGCCCAATCCGAGGCCCGAGCCGGGCGTCGAGTCTCCCGACTCGGGAATGAAGGATCCGCCGGTCGAGGTCCCGGACGCGGGGGGACCCGCTCCCGAGGTCGACGCGGGCGTGGACGCGGGTGAGCCGGAACCCGAGGTCGACGCGGGCGTGGACGCGGGCGAGCCGCCGCCCGAGGCCGACGCGGGCGTGGACGCGGGCGAGCCCGAGCCGGACGGGGGCGTGGATGGAGGGTGGGATGGCGGCTCCGAGCCGGGCGATGCGGGCACGGACGGAGGCACGGGTTCTCCGGACGGGGGCGGCGGCGTGTGTGGTCCGTCCTTGTACGAGTCCCTGGCGTCGACGGGGGACGCGCGCGTCGTCGCGAACGCGGCGGAGGACATCCTGGTCCGGCTGCGGGCCATCCCGGGCATGACGGTGACGGAGGGCTCCAGCGGCGTCTCGGGGTACCGCTACTTCAGCATGACGTACGTGCAGCCGGCGGATCACACCCGTCCGGACTGCCAGTCCTTCACCCAGCGCCTGGCGCTGTGGCACACGTCGGACACGGCGCCGATGGTGCTCTCCACGAGCGGCTATTACCTGTCCACGGGCCGCAGCGAGCCCACGCGCCTGCTGGGCTCGAACCAGATCTCCATCGAGCACCGCTTCTTCCCGCCGAGCATTCCCTCGCCCGAGGACTGGAGCCAGCTGACCATCAAGCAGTCCGCGGACGACTTCCACCGGGTGGTGCAGGCCCTCAAGCCCATCTACGGCGGCAAGTGGCTGTCCACGGGCGGCAGCAAGGGCGGCGAGACGGTGGTGTTCTTCCGGCGCTTCTATCCCCAGGACATCGACGGCACGGTGGCGTACGTCGCGCCCATCGCCTGGGAGGACGACGAGCGCTTCCCGGCCTTCCAGGACGCGGTGGGCGGCGAGCCCCAGCGCGCCTGCCGCGAGCGCATCCACACCTTCCAGCGCACGGTGCTGGAGCGGCGCATGGAGATGCTGGACCTGCTGGCGGCCTACGGCGCCCGGACGGGACGGACCTTCAACCAGCTCGGTCTGGAGCGCGCCCTGGAGCACGCCGTCATCGAGACCTACTTCGCCTTCTGGCAGTACAACTACCCGTCCTCGTGCTCGTCCTTCCCCGGTCCGGAGGCCACCAGCCAGCAGCTGCTCAACAAGATGGACGCGGAGGTGGGCCTGAGCACGTTCGCGGACACGGGCTCCGGCAGCATCGGCCAGTACGCGGCGTACTACTACCAGGCGGCGGTGGAGCTGGGCTGGCCCCAGCCCTATGAGGCCTTCCTCGGCGGCCTCATCCAGTACCCCAACACCGACACCGCGCCCGTGTACTCGCCGCCGGGTCTGCCGCTCGTCTTCAAGCCCAACGCGATGGCGGACGTGCAGGACTGGGTGTCCACCCGGGGCGAGCGGCTGCTCTTCATCTACGGCACGCTGGACCCCTGGAGCGCGGCGGCCTACTCGCTCGGCAACGCCCAGGACTCGTACCTGTTCGAGGTGCCGGGCGGCAACCACGGCGCGAGCATCGCCCAGCTCCCCGAGCCCCAGCGCACGATGGCGCGCGATGCGGTGCGCCGCTGGGCGGGCGTCTCCAGCCTCCGTCGGCTGAGCCCGGCGGAGTCGGGGCCCCAGTACCCCGAGTTCGCCCCGCACCTGCCGCCCTGGCTCCAGGGCCCGCGGGCGCCGTAG
- a CDS encoding biotin transporter BioY — protein sequence MKTRDFVHVALFAALVAALGLLPPLPLPWLPVPITAQTLGVMLAGSTLGARKAGLALGLFHVLVAAGLPLLAGGNGGLAVYPGPTGGFFVGWLPAAFLIGWLTERSWARLTVPRAFAINVLGGIGVIYAVGIPWLAVVAALPVSKAALGSLVFVPGDVVKAAIAASTAVTLKRAWPLIPASRPAAPR from the coding sequence GTGAAGACCCGAGACTTCGTCCATGTCGCCCTGTTCGCCGCCCTCGTGGCCGCGCTCGGGCTGCTGCCGCCCCTGCCCCTGCCCTGGCTGCCCGTGCCCATCACCGCGCAGACGCTGGGGGTGATGCTCGCGGGCTCCACGCTCGGGGCGCGCAAGGCGGGGCTCGCCCTGGGCCTGTTCCACGTGCTCGTGGCCGCGGGCCTGCCCCTGCTCGCGGGCGGCAACGGCGGGCTCGCCGTCTACCCCGGGCCCACCGGCGGCTTCTTCGTGGGGTGGCTGCCCGCGGCCTTCCTCATCGGATGGCTCACCGAGCGCTCCTGGGCGCGCCTCACGGTGCCCCGGGCCTTCGCCATCAACGTGCTGGGGGGCATCGGCGTCATCTACGCCGTGGGCATCCCCTGGCTCGCCGTGGTCGCGGCCCTGCCCGTGTCCAAGGCCGCGCTCGGCTCGCTCGTGTTCGTTCCCGGGGACGTGGTGAAGGCGGCCATCGCCGCCTCCACCGCCGTCACCTTGAAGCGCGCCTGGCCGCTCATTCCCGCCTCGCGGCCCGCCGCGCCCCGCTGA
- a CDS encoding CbiQ family ECF transporter T component, with amino-acid sequence MTAGLYLHRDSPLHRAPAGAKMLGLLAASLGLLVFPSPPVLALALGATLGLFALARLPASAPLSTLQLLAWVLVPLFLLQGLLADWELAGRTVARLAVLVLLATLVSLTTRVTEQLDALGRALRPLARFGVSPTRLGLMLSLTLRFIPLMATWVGEVREAQRVRGLERDPLALLVPLLVKTLRTADALAEAIDARCFDAEDPS; translated from the coding sequence GTGACGGCCGGCCTGTACCTGCACCGCGACTCGCCCCTGCACCGCGCGCCCGCGGGCGCCAAGATGCTCGGCCTGCTCGCCGCGAGCCTCGGCCTGCTCGTCTTCCCCTCGCCCCCCGTGCTCGCGCTCGCCCTGGGGGCCACCCTGGGCCTCTTCGCCCTGGCGCGCCTGCCCGCGAGCGCCCCGCTGTCCACGCTCCAGCTGCTCGCCTGGGTGCTGGTGCCCCTGTTCCTGCTCCAGGGCCTCTTGGCCGACTGGGAGCTGGCGGGACGGACCGTGGCGCGGCTCGCCGTGCTGGTGCTGCTCGCCACGCTCGTGTCGCTCACCACGCGGGTGACCGAGCAGTTGGATGCCCTGGGCCGCGCCCTGCGTCCCCTGGCCCGCTTCGGCGTGAGCCCCACCCGCCTCGGGCTGATGCTGTCGCTCACCCTGCGCTTCATCCCCCTGATGGCCACCTGGGTGGGCGAGGTACGCGAGGCCCAGCGCGTGCGGGGCCTGGAGCGCGACCCGCTCGCGCTGCTCGTGCCCCTGCTCGTCAAGACCCTGCGCACCGCGGACGCGCTCGCCGAGGCCATCGACGCGCGCTGCTTCGACGCCGAGGACCCTTCGTGA